A segment of the Neochlamydia sp. S13 genome:
GGTAGGCTCGTGAGCTGGTTTTGATTCAAGGAAAGCCTTTGCAGCTGAGACAATTGCCCGATTTCTGCAGGAAGGCTCGTGAGCTGGTTTTGATCTAAGTAAAACCATTCCAGCTGAGACAGCTGCCCGATTTCTATAGGTAGGCTCGTGAGCTGGTTTTGATTCAAGGAAAGCCTTTGCAGCTGAGACAATTGCCCGATTTCTGCAGGAAGGCTCGTGAGCTGGTTTTGATCTAAGTAAAACCATTCCAGCTGAGACAGCTGCCCGATTTCTATAGGTAGGCTGGTGAGCTGGTTTTGGTTTAAATCAAGCTCTTTCAGCTGAGACAGCTGCCTGATTTCTGTAGGCAGACTGGTGAGCAGGTTTTGATTTAAGGAAAGGGTTTGCAGGTTAGATAACTGGCATATTTCTGGGGGTAAATAAGTCAAGCCTACTCCAGATAAATCTAATTCCGTGAAGTTTTTACAATTTTCTTTAATCCAACCTCTAAGAAGCTCCCCTTGTTTTTCTAAAGGTAAATACTTGATTTTTTCTTGAATTAAGTATTCCGCTCCACCAGGCAGTGCTTTCCACATTAACAGACGATTAATATTTATAAGATAAGAGACATAGTTAGCCAGAGTTAAGCCTCTTTTTTCTTCTGTTTTCTCTTTAAATTCTAAAGAAGAAAAAGACTTAGCTAAAGTAAAGATTTGCTTAAAGATTGCATTTACCTTTGCTGTTTCAGAAAGCCTATCATCCAGCTTATAAATCCTATCTACAATAAAAGCCTGCTTGCTAATATCCCCTTGGGAAACATGTACTTTACCGATTTTTTTATAAAGAGAAGGCATGACTTCAGTAGCCAGCAGATGATGCCATCTTTTACAGACGCTAAATAAGGGAGGAACTACGCAAGCCTCTAAGATAGGGAGTAGCAATTCATTGGGCAAGCTTTCAATGGAGGCCGAAGAGATAGGATGCATTTTATTTCCTTGGGTAGTGATGACTTTTCAGCATTTTATTTATTAGAGGCAATATAAAAAAAATTAAAAAAGAAAGTCAAACGAATTCGTATCCTTATCACCAGGAGGGCATTAGCTAACTTGTTAAGCGAAGAGCAAGCTACTATGTCTTGTAGGCGATAATAGAAGGTTTTTGCGCAGCTTCGGGCCGACCAGACGTAGTATGCTTTTGAGTTGCAATAAATCGAGGTTCTATAATTTGTATATATTTAAGTTTTTTTACAAACTTATCTAATTGGCGCTTAGCATCGTTTGGACATGAAAACTCTTACCGCATGAGCTTAATAAAGGCTTCGGCTTCTTTTTCATTGTCCTTAAGGTAATGCTTGGCTAAAGTACGGCATTCTCTTAGATAGGCCACTTAGCTGAAGATGGTTGCCCATCTTTAGTTCAACGCCTGCATGGCAAGGGGTATTCTTAAGAGCTCGATAGCCCTCTACTATCTCTACCGTTTTGTCGTAAGGCGCTTCACATATAAGTTCTTTGGCCTCTTTGATTTGCATGGGCACACGTGTGGCAAATAAGCTTTGTTCTCTTTTAAAGACTTGTAAGGTAGTTTGCGTATAGAGAGCGCTATCTCCTACTATATAGTCCAACATGATTTAAAGCATTTTCGCCTTAAAGTGGCGTTGTTGCGTAAATGATAAGAAGTGTATGCGATAAGATTGCTCTTTAACGCCTAAGAGCTATAAAATTAGTTTACAAAAACAAAAATATAAGCAAGCTATGGAAAAAAAGCTTAACTACCGCATACGTAATTGGCCCCGAGTATCACAAAGCTTTAGTGCAAAGAGGAAGCATAACTTTATGGCTTTCGGATGAAACCATTAAAGGATGGAGGGAAAATAAAAGCACGGGTAAGAAGAGACACCCAAGAATTTACTCCGCTGATGCTATCCTATCCGCGCTGATGATTAGAGCGGTTTATCATTTGCCCCTCCTAAGCCTTGCGAGGATTTTTGCTATCGCGGATTACTTTGCTGGCTTTGGGTTTGCCTATTCCTTGTTATACCCGCATTTGCAGGCGTGCTAAGAAGCTTGGACAAGAGCTTAAGAAGCTAAGCCTTAAAGCGTCCAACAGACAGAGTCTTTGATTCCACTGGGGTAAAGGTCTATGGCGAAGGAGAGTGGAAAGTGCGCCAACATGGCAAAACCAAGTGAAGAATTTGGAGAAAAATTCATTTAGCCATTTGCCCAGATTAGAGTGAGATTATTTTAAGAGAATTAACGAAGAGCAATAAAGCCGATGATTCAATGGCAAGCCAAATGATCTTTGAGCTACCAAAGAGTGTACAAACTGCTTATGGAGATGGCGCTTATGATAGACAAGCTTTCTGTTGATCATCTTATGTGCGGGGTATAGATCCTTTGGTACCTCCCAAAAGAGGAGGAAGGCTAAGCCAAGAGGAGGACAAGCCCTGGATAAAAAAAAAGAAAGGATGCTTTAAAAATCATTCAAGGCTTTGGAGAAGATGAGGAGGCCAGGTAGCTCTGGAAGAAGCTTTGCGGCTAGCACAGAAGATCGCTTGCCGAAACGGCGATGTACCGCTTTAAAAGAAGCTTTGGAGGAGGCTTTCCCTCTAGGAAATTAGCCTATCAACAAACAGAATTATATGCCAAATCCTTGGTTATGAATAAGATGATAAAGCTTGGAATGCCCAAAGGGCAATGGGTGCTAACTTAGGGATACGAGCTATTAAATCATTTACGCAACAAGGCCTATTTTTTACATACATTAATGGAAAAGAGTGGTTTTTGCCTACATTAATAATAGGAAATGTTGCCAAAGTAATGAAGAAGCAAGAGAAATATTTTTATTTTTAAGAACAGAGATTGGCAAGAGCTTAAGGTGTATGCTTGCATAAAAATCCCTATTCCTCGCTCAGCGAAAACTTATTTTAGCATTTAAGGAGTCGCCGAAGTTTATTTAAATCTTTTAAAATCCCGACCTCTAGGTAATTATTTCGAAAAGTGCATAGGCTACGTGTATATTCTATCCCATATTCCTCACCCGAAATTTAAAATGCTGATTTCTAAGGTGTTATAAAAGTTAGTTCTTAAATTTAAATTATATAATTCTCTCAGCTTCAGATGCTTACAAAAAAACGTGGAGAATATGGGTTCTATTATAAATAGTTAGTTATCAAAATAGTGGCGTGTTTTTTTATTTAAGGTAAGCTGAAGTTTACCTAAAATTTATCCTCAGAGCGCTCTAAAAAGTTTGTTTACTAGGTTGTAGAAGGGAGTAAAATGAATCAGGTGTATCTATAAATATAGATTTTAGTGGAATAAAGGTCGGGAACCTCTATAATTTGCTCAGCTTTCCAAGAAGGAACAGCGAAGGTATGGGTGACTATCCATGCCCCTTTAGGTAATTCTTCCTCAAATTTCTTTTTTAATTTCTGCATGGCTAAAGGATAGAGATAGCAGATAATCATCTTGGCGTCTGTAAGGTTAGCTTTAAAAAAATCATGGTACTGAAGATGCAAATGAGGTGAACGCGAAAAGAAATGGCGTATGCGGCAAAAAAAATAAGGGATAGGAGAGCTTTCGTAAGCTAGAATCGTACATTGAGGATATTTGTGAGCAAGCAAGAATGCTAGAGTTCCCCATCCTGCGCCTAGCTCATAAATAAGACCTTTTTCCTGCAATGGCAGCTTGTCCATTAAGATCTGTTTTACAGCAGGGGAAGTAGGCATAGGACCGATACCATTTTTTATGGACCAGACAATAATTAAAATGAAAAGAAGGAGTAGCAAAGGTAATAAGAAAATCATAAAACATTTTATCGAGCGTTTAATCATCTATAGTGCATAAGTAGGGAAGAAAAAAGCAAGCAGCTAGCTATAAAATAGACAAATATTTTTCCTGCTTCTTTAGCAGATTGCTATATTTGCTGTAGATTCATAAATGCTTATTTTGCTATGCATGGCTATTTTCTTTTGCGGTTATTAGCTTGATAATTGAGGGGCTTTCTGCTTAAAAAAAGAATAGGTTTGCCACTGAAAAAAAAGGAGCTAGGTTTATGGTAGAGCTTAAGGATGAGAAGGCTCAGCTGGCGATTAAAAATCTTATAGAAATGTGTGGAAAACCTTCTGATACGTTCGAAGCAGAGCTAGTCACGCAGATGATTGAAACGAGCCTTAAGTTGCTTATCGAGAATAATGATACCGGACAATTAAAACTTATTAATCGCTCCTTAAAAGAGATGCGGCATGCTTATCGCATCTTTAGTAAATTTAAGCAGTCGCGTTGTATCAGTATTTTTGGATCAGCACGCACTCCCGAAAATCATCCTGATTACTTTGCAGCCAAAAGCTTTAGCACTCAAATTGCAGAGCTAGGCTGGATGTGCATTACAGGAGGAGCTGATGGAATTATGAAAGCAGGCTTAGAAGGTTCTCAGAAAAAATCAAGCTTTGGCCTTTCTATTCGTTTGCCTTTTGAGGCACCCACTAATACAGTTATTGCAGGCGACCCTAAATTAATTGTTTTTCGTTATTTCTTCATACGCAAGTTAATGTTCTTAACTCATTCAGATGCAGTAGCTGTTTTTCCTGGGGGATTTGGGACGATGGACGAATTGTTTGAATTGCTAACTCTTATGCAAACAGGAAAAGCAAATTTAATGCCTTTAGTCCTAGTTGAAAGTAAAAATGGAGTCTATTGGCCTCATTGGAAAATGAATATCGATGAGCATTTGTTAGCTAATGGCTGGATTAGTCCTGAAGATCTTAATCTTTTTTACATTGCTCGCTCGGTTGAAGATGCCGTTTTACATGTCCAACAGTTTTACCGTCATTATCATTCTAGTCGCTATGTAGGTTCACAGCTTGTCATCCGTCTAAATAGGGAGCTAACAGATCGAGAAGTAGAGTATCTAAATAAGCATTATCAACTTCTTGTTGTTGAAGGAAAGATAGAGAAAAGCGGACCATTACCCCAGGAAATCGACCATTTAAATTTACCACGTCTGGTTTTTCAGCATACCCATCGTGATTTTGGAATCTTGCGAGCAATGATTGATACACTCAATCTTTTTTGAAGAAAAAGAGAAGGGGTTGTTAAAAACAACCCCTTCTTCTGCTGTTTGAGAAAGTAAATAATTTTATTATCTATTTTCTCGGCGAGCTAGGCCGCCTTTACGGCCCATTTCCCTATACTCTTCGCGAGAACGATGAGAGGCTGTAGCTAGGCCGCCTTTACGACCAGCTTCCTGGCGGCTCATCTTGCCACTACCTTGGTGGCTATACTCTTCATCGCCTTCTTCTTCATCACTTTCGTCGTGATGCGCTTCCGCACCTTGGTGCTGGCTTCTTTGGCTATAGCCATGGCTTGCACCCCTTTGGCTTCTATGGCCTTCATCTTCATCTTCATAATCCTCATCGGATTCATAGCCTTGATGAGATTCCTCGCCGTGACGGCCACTTTGGTAGCCACCATGGCTTCTATAGCCTTCATCTTCGTCTTCATAATCCTCATCGGATTCATGGCCGTGATGAGGCTCCTCGCTGTGATAGCCAGCTCTTTGATAGCGGCCATGGCTTTCACCTCGGTGGCCTCTATAACCTTCATCCTCCTCTTCATAATCTTCATCAGATTCATGACCTTCCTCATAGCCCCCGCGTGCATGGCCTCCTTTGCTGCCTATTTCACGGTAATATTCAGGACCATATTTAGAAGAGACGGCACGGCCACCTTTTCGGCCAATTTCGCGATAAAAGTCAGGACCATACTCTTCGGCGACCCTTTGTCCGCCTTTATGACCAATATCATGATAGAACTCAGGTCCACGTTCGGAGGCTACTTTTTCTCCTCCTTTGTGGCCAATTTCACGATAGAAGTCAGGGCCATATTTAGAAGAGACGGCACGACCACCTTTTCGGCCAATTTCGCGATAAAAGTCAGGGCCATACTCTTCGGCGACCCTTTGTCCACCTTTATGACCAATGTCTTGATAGAACTCATGTCCACGTTCGGAGGCTACTTTTTCTCCTCCTTTGTGGCCAATTTCACGATAGAAGTCAGGACCATATTTAGAAGCGACGGCACGACCGCCTTTTCGGCCAATTTCGCGATAAAAATCAGGGCCATACTCTTCAGCGACCCTTTGTCCGCCTTTATGACCAATGTCTTGATAGAACTCATGTCCACGTTCGGAAGCTACTTTTTCTCCTCCTTTGTGGCCAATTTCACGATAAAAGTCAGGACCATATTTAGAAGCGACGGCACGGCCACCTTTTCGGCCAATGTCGCGATAAAAGTCAGGACCATACTCTTCGGCGACTCTTTGTCCGCCTCGATGACCAATATCTTGATAGTATTCATGTCCACGTTCGGAAGCTACCTTTTCTCCTCCTCTGTGGCCAATGTCGCGATAAAAGTCAGGACCATATTTGGAAGCCACAGCTTGGCCACCTTTATGTCCAATTTCTTGGTAAAATTCTGGCCCATATTTTTCCGAGACAGCTCTGCCGCCTCTTTGGCCTGCTTCTTGACGGCTCATAGGCTCTTGATGTCCACGGCCACCGCGTCCACCACGATCAGAAGAACTTCTACCTGAACGAGCTTCAGCTCCTTTTTGGCCTGCTTCTTGGCGAGTCGCTCCAGACGATTTTCTAGTAGGCATAAATAACCTCCTTCAAATGTTAGTAAAAGGACACTGACAGGTGATAAGAGATATTAGGCGCTTGCTAGCTTGCTAGTTTGAAAGTTCGTAATGCGATAATTTCAGGTGTAATTTTCAGTTCTCCTATTCACTACGATAGAATAGAGTTTGTAGTATCACCTTATGACTTGAATTATGAAAAGATAAGAATTTGCTGACAAGCAGGAATTTCATCTTTATATTGCAAAAAGCTAAAAAAAGAAAAAAGTTAAAGCGTTAGCCCTTTAAAATCAATTACTTAAGCTTAAACAAAAAAATGATTTTTTTTACAGACATTAAAATTTGCTCGTTTAAATATGCATATAAGCCTGCTTTTTAAGCGAGCCTAGAGCCAAAAAATATGATAAGCATGGATTAAACATCTTTAAATATTATACTTTTGAGCCTGTAGCCTTTTCTCATTAGCTTCATAAGCCATTTATAAATAAAAAAAAGAAGAGGTTAAATTAATTTTTATGCTCTCTTAAACTGGCTTCCCTAGCTTTGTAGATCCCTCCTTTAACAGGTTATAAGATTACGGAGATATCCATTTTTCTTCCTGGCTTACAGGGGAGCGTTTGTTTGCTCCTAAAGATAAAACTTAGTTTGCACAAAAAGCTAAAGAAAGTTAAAGAAGAATGGATAGCTTCCTATAAGCTTAGCGATACTCTTTCACGTTTATTACCAGGTCTTCTAGTTTTTGATAAAAAATGCAAAAGCAAAATTGGCGGCCATTCTCAATTAATGCGATCACATTCAAATTTGCTATATTTTTTTAAGCTAATCTTTTAAGAAGTACTGAAAGAGATGCCCAACAAATGGAGGAACAGCTTGGAAAAGTAATAGCCTAATAAGCAACAGGCTTCCAGATAGACTGAGGAGCCATGTAGCTATAGAGTCTTTTGTCTTAAATGCTCTTGCTTGCTTGGCTGCTGGCCTTTGATTATAAATTAAGGGTTTAGAAGGAGGTCTTTTTTTTAAGTCGCGGCTGTTGCTGTTATTGAATCTTTTTCGACCTTATAAGTTTTTCTTCTTACAGACCCTCCTTTTATCTTAATGTTTATTGAGTAAAGATAATTAGAAGAGCAAAATGCTAGGGAAGACTTTTGCCAAGAAAGCTACTTGGCTTAAGCTATCCTAAAAGATAATCCCTTCTCAAGACTTTAATGATTTAATTTATTTTTGAAATTTTTGAAGGGTAGTTTCTTAATTCTTTCATTAGAAAGTTAAAAGATAAATGTAGGGCATTTGAGAGATAGAAAAAGGGAATGAAATAAATGTAAGGAAGGATTGAATAAAAATGTATACTTATACTCTAAAAGTTGAGTAAAATGGGTGTTTTTTATGGATCCTTAAAACGTCGATAAATACAGATTAAAATTTGCTTCAAAGTATATTATTTTATACTTGCAATGTGAGTTAAAAATCATGTATATGAACGCACAACTGTAACAAAAGAGTGTTTAATGAAATGTCCTTTTTGCCATCATCGTGAGCTTAAGGTTATCGATTCGCGCGATGCTGCTGAACTAAATGCTATTCGGCGTAGAAGAGAATGCTTAGGATGCTTAAGAAGGTTTACTACTTTTGAGACAGTAGAACTTACGGTACAAGTGCATAAACGTGATGGACATTATGAAGATTTTCAACAGCAAAAACTGGTGAATGGTTTAGAGGCGGCATGCCGCCATACAACTATTAGTCATGACCATGTCATTGCTTTGGCTGCCGAAATTAGTGAGGAGCTCTCACAACGCCAAGT
Coding sequences within it:
- a CDS encoding leucine-rich repeat domain-containing protein — encoded protein: MHPISSASIESLPNELLLPILEACVVPPLFSVCKRWHHLLATEVMPSLYKKIGKVHVSQGDISKQAFIVDRIYKLDDRLSETAKVNAIFKQIFTLAKSFSSLEFKEKTEEKRGLTLANYVSYLININRLLMWKALPGGAEYLIQEKIKYLPLEKQGELLRGWIKENCKNFTELDLSGVGLTYLPPEICQLSNLQTLSLNQNLLTSLPTEIRQLSQLKELDLNQNQLTSLPIEIGQLSQLEWFYLDQNQLTSLPAEIGQLSQLQRLSLNQNQLTSLPIEIGQLSQLEWFYLDQNQLTSLPAEIGQLSQLQRLSLNQNQLTSLPIEIGQLSQLEWFYLDQNQLTSLPAEIGQLSQLQRLSLNQNQLTSLPIEIRQLSQLEWFYLDQNQLTSLPAEIGQLSQLEWFYLDQNQLTSLPAEIGQLSQLQYLYLTQNQLTSLPAEIGQLSQLQYLYLTQNQLTSLPAEIGQLSQLQRLSLNQNQLTSLPIEIGQLSQLEWFYLDQNQLTSLPAEIGQLSQLQRLELNHNQLTSLPTEIGQLSQLLRLSLNQNQLSSLPAEIGQLPQLTELELAENPLKNIPEKIRQRFQL
- a CDS encoding transposase; the encoded protein is MQRGSITLWLSDETIKGWRENKSTGKKRHPRIYSADAILSALMIRAVYHLPLLSLARIFAIADYFAGFGFAYSLLYPHLQAC
- a CDS encoding SAM-dependent methyltransferase is translated as MPTSPAVKQILMDKLPLQEKGLIYELGAGWGTLAFLLAHKYPQCTILAYESSPIPYFFCRIRHFFSRSPHLHLQYHDFFKANLTDAKMIICYLYPLAMQKLKKKFEEELPKGAWIVTHTFAVPSWKAEQIIEVPDLYSTKIYIYRYT
- a CDS encoding LOG family protein, translated to MVELKDEKAQLAIKNLIEMCGKPSDTFEAELVTQMIETSLKLLIENNDTGQLKLINRSLKEMRHAYRIFSKFKQSRCISIFGSARTPENHPDYFAAKSFSTQIAELGWMCITGGADGIMKAGLEGSQKKSSFGLSIRLPFEAPTNTVIAGDPKLIVFRYFFIRKLMFLTHSDAVAVFPGGFGTMDELFELLTLMQTGKANLMPLVLVESKNGVYWPHWKMNIDEHLLANGWISPEDLNLFYIARSVEDAVLHVQQFYRHYHSSRYVGSQLVIRLNRELTDREVEYLNKHYQLLVVEGKIEKSGPLPQEIDHLNLPRLVFQHTHRDFGILRAMIDTLNLF
- a CDS encoding KGG domain-containing protein, producing MPTRKSSGATRQEAGQKGAEARSGRSSSDRGGRGGRGHQEPMSRQEAGQRGGRAVSEKYGPEFYQEIGHKGGQAVASKYGPDFYRDIGHRGGEKVASERGHEYYQDIGHRGGQRVAEEYGPDFYRDIGRKGGRAVASKYGPDFYREIGHKGGEKVASERGHEFYQDIGHKGGQRVAEEYGPDFYREIGRKGGRAVASKYGPDFYREIGHKGGEKVASERGHEFYQDIGHKGGQRVAEEYGPDFYREIGRKGGRAVSSKYGPDFYREIGHKGGEKVASERGPEFYHDIGHKGGQRVAEEYGPDFYREIGRKGGRAVSSKYGPEYYREIGSKGGHARGGYEEGHESDEDYEEEDEGYRGHRGESHGRYQRAGYHSEEPHHGHESDEDYEDEDEGYRSHGGYQSGRHGEESHQGYESDEDYEDEDEGHRSQRGASHGYSQRSQHQGAEAHHDESDEEEGDEEYSHQGSGKMSRQEAGRKGGLATASHRSREEYREMGRKGGLARRENR
- the nrdR gene encoding transcriptional regulator NrdR — its product is MKCPFCHHRELKVIDSRDAAELNAIRRRRECLGCLRRFTTFETVELTVQVHKRDGHYEDFQQQKLVNGLEAACRHTTISHDHVIALAAEISEELSQRQVHVVSTKELGEIAMKHLQALDEIAYIRFACVYKRFKDIEELMQAIKTIQPKESLNKSSQACPTEKPLAESLKN